A portion of the Sphingobacterium spiritivorum genome contains these proteins:
- a CDS encoding sugar phosphate isomerase/epimerase family protein gives MITIKGPAIFLAQFIGDEAPFNTLEGICQWASDLGYKGIQLPTLDARFIDLEKAANDKNYALELKAKIKSYGLEITELSTHLQGQLVAVNPAFDDLFDAFAPKELHGNPKARQQWAIQQLKYAIKASHNLGLKALATFSGALLWPFVYPWPQRPENLIETGFAELATLWLPILDEAERYDVHICYELHPGEDLHDGITFDMFLEKVNYHNRANILYDPSHFILQCLDYLQFIDLYHDRIKMFHVKDAEFTPSGRQGVYGGYQNWQSRAGRFRSVGDGQVDFKSVFTKLTQYNFQGWAVLEWECAFKNPEDGAREGALFIKDYIIRVTDKAFDNFAAVETNNDLNKKLLGL, from the coding sequence ATGATAACAATTAAAGGTCCTGCAATTTTTCTTGCGCAATTTATCGGTGATGAAGCACCATTTAATACATTAGAAGGCATCTGCCAATGGGCGTCAGATCTGGGATACAAAGGTATACAGCTCCCTACTTTAGATGCACGTTTCATTGATCTCGAAAAGGCAGCAAATGATAAAAATTATGCACTGGAACTGAAGGCTAAAATAAAATCATACGGATTAGAAATTACAGAGCTATCGACGCATCTTCAGGGTCAGCTGGTTGCTGTCAATCCCGCTTTTGATGATCTTTTTGATGCTTTTGCACCAAAAGAATTGCACGGCAATCCCAAGGCGAGACAACAATGGGCTATACAACAGCTTAAATATGCTATCAAAGCTTCTCATAATCTCGGACTCAAGGCATTAGCAACTTTCAGCGGAGCCTTGTTATGGCCATTTGTATATCCCTGGCCGCAGCGTCCTGAAAATCTGATCGAGACCGGATTTGCAGAACTCGCCACCTTATGGTTACCCATACTCGATGAAGCCGAACGTTATGATGTCCATATCTGCTACGAACTACATCCGGGTGAGGATCTGCATGATGGTATTACATTCGATATGTTCCTTGAAAAAGTAAACTATCACAACCGAGCCAATATTCTATATGATCCTTCTCATTTTATTTTGCAGTGTCTGGACTATCTGCAATTTATCGACCTCTACCACGATCGTATTAAAATGTTTCATGTAAAAGATGCTGAGTTTACACCATCCGGTCGTCAGGGTGTATATGGAGGATATCAAAACTGGCAATCAAGAGCCGGACGATTCAGATCTGTAGGTGATGGACAGGTTGATTTTAAATCCGTTTTTACAAAACTGACACAATACAATTTTCAGGGATGGGCTGTACTGGAATGGGAATGCGCCTTTAAAAACCCGGAAGACGGAGCAAGAGAAGGAGCTCTTTTTATAAAAGACTATATTATAAGGGTCACTGACAAAGCATTTGATAATTTTGCAGCAGTAGAAACCAATAACGACCTTAATAAAAAACTATTAGGTCTGTAA
- a CDS encoding Gfo/Idh/MocA family protein, protein MSFTKIRMGMIGGGKNAFIGAVHRMAASLDGHIEFCCGALSADPSTARESGELLSLPEERIYTSYQEMIERESQLPADKRMHFVSIVTPNFAHFEPAMMALDHGFHVVLEKPMTLTLEQALQLQRKITATGLLLCLTHTYSAYPMVKQARQLVKENKLGKIRKIMVEYPQGWLSTMIETDVALAAWRTDPEKSGKSGCMGDIGTHAAHLAEYISGLKIEKICADLHTFVEGRRLEDDGNILLRFDNGATGVLSASQVAAGEENALKIRVYGEMAGLEWNQQEPNTLLLKWLDAPAQIFRTGQSYLHPVTKHNTRLPAGHPEGYVEAFANIYNNFALTLLASLNGTKASETELDFPTTDDGVRGMRFIETVIASAQSDLKWTDF, encoded by the coding sequence ATGAGCTTTACAAAAATAAGAATGGGCATGATAGGCGGTGGCAAAAATGCTTTTATCGGAGCTGTCCACCGTATGGCCGCCAGTCTGGATGGTCATATCGAATTCTGTTGCGGTGCATTAAGTGCAGATCCCTCTACCGCAAGAGAATCCGGAGAACTCTTATCCCTTCCCGAAGAAAGAATCTATACAAGCTATCAGGAAATGATAGAGCGGGAAAGTCAACTGCCTGCAGATAAGCGGATGCATTTCGTAAGTATTGTCACGCCCAACTTTGCCCATTTTGAACCGGCTATGATGGCGCTCGATCATGGCTTTCATGTTGTTCTTGAAAAACCTATGACACTCACGCTGGAACAGGCTTTACAGCTTCAGCGAAAGATAACCGCAACAGGACTTCTGCTCTGCCTTACCCATACCTATTCGGCTTATCCGATGGTCAAACAGGCACGGCAACTTGTGAAAGAAAATAAACTGGGAAAGATCCGAAAAATAATGGTGGAATATCCTCAGGGTTGGCTCAGTACAATGATCGAAACGGATGTAGCACTTGCGGCATGGCGTACCGATCCCGAAAAAAGTGGAAAAAGTGGCTGTATGGGAGATATAGGTACACATGCAGCACATTTGGCAGAATACATCTCAGGACTGAAAATAGAGAAAATATGTGCTGATCTGCACACATTCGTGGAAGGCAGAAGACTGGAAGATGATGGTAACATATTGTTACGCTTTGATAATGGAGCTACGGGTGTGCTGTCTGCATCTCAGGTCGCTGCAGGAGAAGAAAATGCGCTAAAAATCAGGGTATACGGTGAAATGGCTGGTCTGGAATGGAATCAGCAGGAACCCAATACACTTCTGCTCAAATGGCTCGATGCTCCGGCGCAGATATTCCGTACAGGACAATCCTACCTGCATCCTGTCACAAAACACAATACCCGACTGCCAGCAGGCCATCCTGAAGGATATGTTGAAGCATTCGCTAATATTTACAACAACTTTGCATTAACGCTTTTGGCTTCATTAAACGGAACAAAAGCTTCAGAGACGGAACTGGATTTTCCAACTACAGACGACGGTGTTCGTGGAATGAGATTTATAGAAACAGTAATAGCCTCCGCACAGTCTGATCTGAAATGGACTGACTTTTAA
- a CDS encoding Gfo/Idh/MocA family oxidoreductase, whose translation MNTRRQFLKKTSLLAGTGLLASTVPNSVFAMFNSDIMPNDQVNIAVIGAKGMGWSNVSAAMKIPGVNLIGICDVDKNVIDSRLADLSKQNIDTNKIKIYGDYRALLDNKDVDAVIIGTPDHWHALQMIHACEAGKDVYVEKPVGNSIVECNRMVAAQARYNKVVQAGQWQRSQKHFKDAVDFIGTGQLGNIRTVKVWCYQGWMKPGPVVPNSAVPTGVDYKQWLGPAPLVPFNSSRFHFNFRWFWDYAGGLMTDWGVHLLDYALLGMKAELPKSIVGLGGRFAYPDLYEETPDTLTTLYEFDKFNMVWDSAMGIDNGSYNRDHGIAYIGNNGTLILNRGGWEVIEEKKSQNKVVKPFTAASDNGLQNHMQNFIDIIKSRKMEDLKCSIQAGSHVATVAQMGNISYRSGQKLVWDKNSNSFTDNKINKLYLEKEYHNGYKLPRV comes from the coding sequence ATGAATACCCGAAGACAATTTCTTAAAAAAACATCCTTACTGGCAGGAACTGGATTGCTCGCCTCTACCGTCCCAAATTCTGTATTTGCGATGTTCAATAGCGACATTATGCCAAATGACCAGGTGAATATTGCTGTGATCGGCGCCAAAGGTATGGGCTGGTCCAATGTAAGCGCAGCTATGAAAATACCGGGCGTCAATCTCATTGGTATATGTGATGTAGATAAAAATGTAATTGACAGCCGGTTAGCAGACCTTAGCAAACAGAATATAGATACAAATAAAATAAAAATATATGGCGATTATCGTGCATTGCTGGACAACAAAGATGTCGATGCTGTCATTATAGGCACTCCTGACCACTGGCATGCCTTACAAATGATCCATGCCTGTGAAGCAGGAAAAGATGTCTATGTAGAAAAACCAGTAGGAAACTCTATTGTCGAATGTAACCGTATGGTTGCTGCTCAGGCACGATACAATAAAGTTGTACAGGCCGGGCAATGGCAACGCAGCCAAAAGCATTTCAAAGATGCTGTAGATTTCATCGGTACCGGACAGCTCGGGAATATACGTACCGTAAAAGTATGGTGCTATCAGGGATGGATGAAACCAGGGCCAGTAGTGCCTAACAGTGCCGTACCAACAGGAGTAGATTACAAACAATGGTTAGGCCCTGCTCCTCTTGTCCCCTTTAATTCCAGTCGGTTCCATTTTAATTTTCGTTGGTTTTGGGATTATGCAGGCGGTCTGATGACAGACTGGGGGGTACATCTTCTGGATTATGCTTTACTGGGTATGAAAGCAGAATTACCTAAATCCATAGTGGGATTAGGAGGTCGTTTTGCTTATCCGGATCTATACGAAGAAACTCCGGATACATTGACTACACTGTACGAGTTTGATAAGTTTAATATGGTTTGGGATTCTGCAATGGGTATTGACAATGGCTCATACAACAGGGATCATGGCATAGCCTACATCGGCAATAACGGTACATTGATCCTTAACCGTGGTGGCTGGGAAGTGATAGAAGAGAAAAAAAGTCAGAATAAAGTGGTGAAACCATTTACCGCGGCATCCGACAATGGTCTCCAAAACCATATGCAAAATTTTATAGATATTATTAAAAGCCGGAAAATGGAGGATTTGAAATGTTCTATACAGGCAGGATCACACGTAGCCACGGTAGCCCAGATGGGAAATATATCCTACCGCAGCGGACAGAAACTCGTTTGGGACAAGAATAGTAATAGTTTTACAGACAATAAGATCAATAAACTATATCTTGAAAAAGAATATCACAACGGATATAAACTTCCGCGTGTATAA
- a CDS encoding Gfo/Idh/MocA family oxidoreductase, protein MDTRRQFLKKTSLMAGSGLLASYLPNSAYAIFNSGIMPNEQLNIAVIGAKGMGWSNVNAAMKIPSINLIGICDVDKNVIDSRLADLSKQSVDTNKIKRYGDYRALLDNKDIDAVIIGTPDHWHALQMIHACEAGKDVYVEKPVGNSIVECNRMVDAQIRYNKVVQAGQWQRSQKHFKDAVDFIHSGQLGNIRTVKTWCYQGGKKPGAVVPNSPAPAGVDYEQWLGPAPVVPFNASRFHYNFRWFWDYAGGLMTDWGVHLLDYALLGMKTDFPKSIVGLGGRFAYPDLYEETPDTLTTLYEFDKFNVVWDSAMGVENGPYNRDHGIAYIGNNGTLILNRAGWEVIEEKKSQNKVVKPFIAVSDKGLQNHMQNFIDVIKSRKMEDLKCSIQAGSHVATIAQMGNISYRSGQKLVWDKNSNSFTDNKINKLYLEKEYHNGYKLPRV, encoded by the coding sequence ATGGATACCCGAAGACAATTTCTCAAAAAGACTTCCCTGATGGCTGGAAGTGGATTATTAGCCTCTTACCTGCCAAATTCGGCATATGCGATTTTCAACAGTGGCATTATGCCAAATGAGCAGCTGAATATTGCCGTTATCGGTGCGAAAGGTATGGGCTGGTCTAATGTAAACGCAGCTATGAAAATACCGAGTATCAACCTCATTGGTATATGCGATGTAGACAAAAATGTAATTGACAGCCGGTTAGCAGACCTGAGTAAACAGAGCGTAGATACAAATAAGATTAAAAGATATGGCGATTATCGTGCGCTACTGGACAATAAAGATATTGATGCTGTCATCATAGGAACTCCTGATCACTGGCATGCTCTGCAAATGATACATGCCTGTGAAGCAGGAAAAGATGTCTATGTAGAAAAACCGGTAGGAAATTCTATTGTCGAATGCAATAGAATGGTTGACGCTCAGATACGATATAATAAAGTTGTACAGGCCGGACAATGGCAACGTAGTCAAAAGCATTTCAAAGATGCTGTAGACTTTATACATAGCGGACAATTAGGAAATATCCGGACCGTAAAGACCTGGTGCTATCAGGGAGGCAAAAAACCAGGCGCTGTAGTGCCAAACAGTCCTGCACCTGCCGGTGTGGATTATGAACAATGGTTGGGCCCCGCTCCTGTCGTTCCCTTTAACGCCAGTAGATTCCATTACAATTTTCGGTGGTTCTGGGATTATGCAGGCGGTCTGATGACAGACTGGGGGGTACATCTTCTGGATTATGCCTTACTGGGTATGAAAACAGACTTTCCTAAATCAATAGTAGGACTAGGAGGCCGTTTTGCCTATCCTGATTTATACGAAGAAACGCCTGACACGTTGACTACACTGTACGAATTTGACAAGTTCAATGTGGTTTGGGATTCCGCAATGGGAGTAGAAAACGGTCCCTACAACAGAGATCATGGGATAGCTTATATCGGCAATAACGGTACATTGATCCTCAACCGTGCCGGCTGGGAAGTGATAGAAGAGAAAAAAAGTCAGAATAAAGTGGTGAAGCCTTTCATCGCTGTATCCGACAAAGGTCTCCAAAACCATATGCAAAATTTTATAGATGTTATTAAAAGCCGGAAAATGGAAGATTTGAAATGTTCTATACAGGCCGGATCACACGTAGCCACGATAGCCCAGATGGGAAATATATCTTACCGCAGCGGGCAGAAACTCGTTTGGGATAAGAATAGCAATAGTTTTACAGACAACAAGATCAATAAACTATATCTGGAAAAAGAATATCACAACGGATACAAACTTCCGCGCGTGTAA